The following are from one region of the Dreissena polymorpha isolate Duluth1 chromosome 2, UMN_Dpol_1.0, whole genome shotgun sequence genome:
- the LOC127869134 gene encoding uncharacterized protein LOC127869134, translated as MYCTLYSSVVRDARTNISLQDFIDDDGPEWAERIIERMTEPSWTMGWVQKIVRGHVTEEEYNMAMNTLFVKLHMLDPQSVIPTFHLLNHIRALPECNLELATRDYLGGPLDAAELSAHARTAVTTETMPSNGASRMSLDKIDVFYGIDVEEFIMTEGTGDVQTIKELVTSWIDAASCNLVITFGGFRLSSKKCACIQMSHPEKARIPYGLSINCSSVTTK; from the exons ATGTACTGCACTCTGTACTCGTCCGTAGTGAGAGACGCACGGACGAACATCAGTTTGCAAGACTTCATTGACGATGATGG GCCGGAGTGGGCGGAGCGTATAATTGAGCGCATGACGGAGCCCTCTTGGACGATGGGATGGGTGCAGAAAATAGTCCGCGGTCATGTGACAGAGGAGGAATACAACATGGCGATGAACACACTGTTCGTCAAATTGCACATGTTGGACCCGCAGTCTGTCATTCCGACCTTTCATCTGCTGAATCACATCCGAG CTCTCCCGGAGTGCAACCTAGAGCTGGCCACCCGGGACTACCTCGGAGGCCCACTGGACGCTGCGGAACTCAGCGCGCATGCGCGGACGGCCGTAACAACGGAGACCATGCCTAGCAACGGCGCCTCGCGCATGAGCCTCGACAAGATCGATGTTTTTTACGGCATTGACGTCGAGGAGTTTATAATGACGGAAGGAACGGGCGACGTCCAGACAATAAAAGAACTAGTGACCTCCTGGATTGATGCAGCGTCATGTAATCTCGTGATCACATTTGGCGGTTTTCGGCTCTCGTCGAAAAAATGCGCTTGCATCCAGATGTCGCATCCGGAAAAAGCTCGCATACCCTATGGACTAAGCATCAATTGTTCGTCTGTGACAACGAAATGA